From a single bacterium genomic region:
- the metG gene encoding methionine--tRNA ligase, with translation MDKFYLTTPIYYVNAKPHLGTTYTTVIADIVARFMRMSGRDTLMVTGSDEHSQGIADLAAAEGIDPRAFCDRIIPSFHEAWRLVEIENYRFERTSDPKHVNVVQKFFGRIYEKGDIYKGEYAGWYHTTDNRFLNDDEVPEHPENEPRLKYLTEESYYFRLSKYQDILLRFFEENPEFVVPDFRRTEMLNRIKDGLKDLCISRTSTSWGVPLPWDSGHVFYVWVDALLTYLTGSGFDIDGYLARGGLDLPPEELWTLGKGDIPGQGEANFWPCDLNIMAKDIPWFHAVIFPAMLLSFGLPPVKKMVVHGYWNFGGDKMSKSLGNVVSPQEACDLVGADGLRYFFAREVPLGLDGNFSLDLLVDRYNFDLGNDLGNLVHRMVSLAHQLFGGKVPDDGGGPDASGASLLSERDRVVAEAEAAYRELRLSDALKSIWELIRNTNRYIDEKEPWRLKKHPERRGEIAAAFAVLFNVMKTALFLVSPVIPGAAQKLWEAIGLSGKLSEFSWDEVRMPYPLGSSLPESTPVFPRVEPPRNEGGNSKADTALPENSARKKEEKKMDTPAEGIAVLAYEDFAKVQLITALVKSCAKVEGADKLLKVELDDGTPEGRTIAAGIAEWYKPEDLAGKTIVIVANLQPRKLRGIVSRGMLLAAQDGSGNLSVLTVDRPMAPGAKIS, from the coding sequence ATGGATAAGTTCTACCTGACCACGCCGATTTATTACGTGAACGCCAAGCCGCACCTCGGCACCACCTACACGACGGTGATCGCCGACATCGTGGCGCGGTTCATGCGCATGAGCGGCAGAGACACGCTGATGGTGACCGGCAGCGACGAGCACAGCCAGGGCATCGCCGACCTCGCCGCGGCGGAGGGGATCGACCCGCGGGCGTTCTGCGACCGGATAATCCCGTCGTTCCACGAGGCGTGGCGGCTGGTCGAGATCGAAAACTACCGCTTCGAGCGCACGAGCGACCCGAAGCACGTCAACGTAGTGCAGAAATTCTTCGGGCGAATTTACGAAAAAGGCGATATTTACAAGGGCGAGTACGCCGGCTGGTACCACACGACGGACAACCGGTTCCTGAACGACGACGAGGTGCCGGAGCACCCGGAAAACGAGCCGCGGCTGAAGTATCTCACCGAAGAGTCGTACTACTTCCGGCTCTCGAAATACCAGGACATTTTGCTGCGGTTTTTCGAGGAGAATCCGGAATTCGTCGTCCCCGATTTCCGGCGCACCGAAATGCTCAACCGCATCAAGGACGGGCTTAAGGACCTGTGCATCAGCCGTACGAGCACGTCGTGGGGCGTGCCGCTCCCGTGGGACTCCGGGCATGTGTTTTACGTCTGGGTCGACGCGCTTTTGACGTATCTGACCGGCAGCGGATTCGACATAGACGGCTACCTTGCGCGGGGGGGGCTTGATCTTCCGCCGGAGGAGCTTTGGACGCTCGGCAAGGGCGATATCCCGGGGCAGGGGGAGGCGAACTTCTGGCCTTGCGATTTGAACATAATGGCCAAGGACATCCCTTGGTTCCACGCGGTGATATTTCCGGCAATGCTGCTTTCGTTCGGCCTGCCGCCCGTGAAAAAAATGGTTGTGCATGGATACTGGAATTTCGGCGGCGACAAGATGTCCAAGTCGCTTGGCAACGTGGTCTCGCCGCAGGAAGCGTGCGACCTCGTGGGCGCGGACGGCCTGCGGTATTTCTTCGCGCGCGAAGTCCCGCTCGGCCTCGACGGGAATTTCTCGCTTGATCTTTTGGTGGACCGATACAACTTCGATCTGGGCAACGATCTGGGCAACCTCGTCCACAGAATGGTGAGCCTCGCGCACCAGCTTTTCGGCGGAAAGGTACCGGATGACGGGGGGGGGCCGGATGCCTCCGGCGCCTCGCTATTGAGCGAACGCGACCGCGTCGTCGCGGAAGCGGAGGCCGCGTACCGGGAGCTGCGGCTGTCCGACGCGCTGAAATCCATCTGGGAACTCATCCGCAATACAAACCGCTACATTGACGAAAAGGAACCCTGGCGGCTCAAGAAACATCCGGAGCGCCGCGGCGAAATCGCGGCAGCGTTCGCGGTCTTGTTCAACGTGATGAAAACTGCGCTGTTCCTCGTTTCACCGGTCATCCCAGGCGCGGCGCAGAAGCTGTGGGAAGCGATAGGGCTTTCCGGAAAGCTGTCGGAATTTTCGTGGGACGAGGTGCGGATGCCATATCCCCTTGGCTCGTCGCTTCCCGAAAGCACGCCCGTATTCCCCCGCGTCGAGCCGCCGCGAAACGAGGGGGGAAACTCGAAGGCGGACACGGCATTGCCCGAAAATTCCGCCCGGAAGAAAGAGGAGAAAAAAATGGATACTCCCGCGGAGGGAATAGCCGTCCTCGCGTACGAGGATTTCGCGAAGGTGCAGTTGATCACTGCGCTAGTCAAGTCCTGCGCGAAGGTCGAAGGCGCGGACAAGTTGCTGAAAGTCGAGCTGGACGACGGCACGCCGGAAGGCCGCACAATCGCAGCGGGAATCGCCGAATGGTACAAGCCGGAGGACCTCGCCGGAAAGACGATAGTTATCGTCGCGAACCTCCAGCCGCGAAAGCTGCGCGGAATCGTTTCGCGCGGGATGCTCCTCGCCGCGCAGGACGGAAGCGGAAACCTTTCCGTGCTCACCGTCGACCGGCCGATGGCGCCGGGCGCTAAGATAAGCTAG
- a CDS encoding DegT/DnrJ/EryC1/StrS family aminotransferase — MKVPLLDLGAQYRAIKPEIDAALLGACEKTQFILGPAVADFEARFAEYCGVAACAAVNSGTNALFLPLHFLGIGPGDEVICPSWTFVATAEAIMYTGATPVLVDCDPVTFNITADAVEAAITERTKAIMPVHLYGRPCDIEGICRVAAARGIPVIEDAAQAHGAAVGGKRVGSFGRFGAFSFYPSKNLGAFGEGGAVVSDDADAIARIKRLRAHGEIERYIHGELGFNMRLEGFQGAVLGVKLAYLERWNEERRRVGGAYRKALSGTPVTMMADDAPGMRQVYHLMVVRAPKRNELRAFLESKGIGTAIHYLLPVHKQPLWLEKYGDNLSLPVSETLADEILSLPMYPEMADEQIEYVCAAVKEFYSG; from the coding sequence ATGAAGGTACCTTTGCTGGATCTGGGCGCGCAGTACCGCGCCATCAAGCCGGAGATCGACGCCGCGCTTCTTGGCGCGTGCGAGAAAACGCAGTTCATTCTCGGCCCGGCGGTCGCGGACTTCGAGGCGCGGTTCGCGGAATACTGCGGGGTCGCGGCGTGCGCCGCGGTCAACAGCGGGACGAACGCTCTGTTCCTGCCGCTGCACTTCCTGGGAATCGGGCCGGGAGACGAGGTGATATGCCCGTCGTGGACGTTCGTCGCGACGGCCGAGGCGATAATGTACACGGGCGCGACTCCGGTGCTCGTCGATTGCGATCCGGTCACGTTCAACATAACGGCGGATGCGGTGGAAGCGGCGATAACGGAGCGGACGAAAGCGATAATGCCGGTGCACCTGTACGGGCGGCCGTGCGACATCGAGGGGATATGCAGGGTAGCGGCGGCGCGGGGGATTCCGGTCATCGAAGACGCGGCGCAGGCGCACGGCGCGGCGGTCGGCGGGAAGCGCGTCGGGAGCTTCGGCCGGTTCGGCGCGTTCAGCTTTTACCCGTCGAAAAACCTCGGCGCGTTCGGCGAGGGCGGCGCGGTCGTGAGCGACGACGCGGACGCGATCGCGCGGATCAAACGGCTGCGCGCGCACGGCGAAATCGAGCGTTATATCCACGGGGAGCTTGGGTTCAACATGCGCCTTGAAGGATTCCAGGGCGCGGTGCTGGGCGTGAAGCTTGCGTATTTGGAGAGATGGAACGAGGAGCGCAGGCGCGTCGGCGGGGCGTACCGCAAGGCGCTTTCGGGAACGCCGGTCACGATGATGGCGGACGACGCGCCGGGGATGCGCCAGGTGTACCACCTGATGGTGGTTCGCGCTCCAAAGCGAAACGAATTAAGGGCGTTCCTTGAGTCGAAGGGAATCGGGACGGCGATTCACTACCTTCTGCCGGTGCACAAGCAGCCGCTGTGGCTCGAAAAGTACGGCGATAATTTGTCGCTGCCTGTGTCGGAAACTTTGGCGGATGAAATTCTCAGCCTGCCGATGTATCCGGAGATGGCGGACGAACAAATCGAGTATGTTTGCGCGGCGGTGAAGGAGTTTTATTCCGGCTGA